One genomic region from Pseudochaenichthys georgianus chromosome 15, fPseGeo1.2, whole genome shotgun sequence encodes:
- the LOC117459363 gene encoding collagen alpha-1(XII) chain-like, translated as MLIRNEVLKVFEEKLSSSAVPQKTHAGILASQIHGPPGAPGKDGLPGTPGEPGPPGTHGYRGQKGERGQLGLGLPGDPGATGPPGPPVTTPQGPPGSPGPRGPPGNCDPGDCLLPSL; from the exons ATGCTCATCAGAAACGAAGTATTAAAGGTCTTTGAAg AGAAGCTATCGAGCTCTGCCGTGCCACAGAAGACACATGCGGGGATCCTGGCTTCTCAAATCCACGGGCCTCCTGGAGCTCCTGGGAAGGACGGATTACCCGGAACACCAGGAGAGCCCGGACCTCCTGGTACTCATG GGTACAGGGGGCAGAAAGGAGAGCGGGGTCAGCTTGGTCTGGGGTTACCAGGAGATCCAGGAGCCACGGGGCCACCAG GCCCCCCTGTGACCACTCCTCAGGGCCCTCCTGGCTCTCCGGGGCCCCGTGGACCCCCTGGGAACTGTGACCCAGGTGACTGCCTACTTCCATCCCTGTGA